CAGGGATATGGGCACGGTGGTCTTTCCCAAGGCCTTGTTCAAGTTTTTTCTGGATGCTTCCCCCGAGGTCCGGGCCCGGCGCAGGTGGCTTCAGCTTAGGGATGCGGGCAGTACCGAGGATCTTGAGGGTCTGACCCGGCAGATGCGCATCAGGGACGAACAGGACCGCAATCGGGCCATTGCCCCCCTTAGGCCGGCCGAAGATGCGGTTTGCATTGATACCGGGATGCTTGATCCCGCTCAGGTCCTTGAACAGATCATCAGACGCATTGCCTCGCAAATGCCGTGAGCCTGGCTGGTCCCGGAGGAATAGAAAATGTCCACGGGCAGCTGCAGGACGGGGGGGCAGGCACGTATAAGCAAAAGGCCGCATTGCCTGGAAGATGTTTCCAGGCAATGCGGCCTTTTGGGGTTCAACACGGTACGCGGGAACTACTCGTTGCTGTCTGTTTTTGCTTCCACCAGGGGTTTGTGGCGACTCAGATCATACAGTCCCCTGACGGGAAAGGGGAGGGAGTAGTTGGGAATCTTGTCCAGCTTGATGGTCCCGATGGTCTTGCCCTCGGGAAAGGAGGAGAGGGGGACCAGACCCTGGGGGATGGGAAATCCAAGAGGGGCAGCGGTTATCTTGGTCAATCTGGAAGCGTACCGCTGAGAAAGATAGTCGATGATCTGGTCCCGTTCTTCTCGGGTAAACGCCTCCAGAAGAACCTTTTTGCTGCTGTCCGGGTCAGCGGATTGCCCTTCCTTGCGTTGGATGGTTCCTCCGAGAAGATGTCCCCAGTCGTAGGTATCCATTTCGGCCTCGTCCCAGGCCGAGCGGTACAGATGGACTTCGACATCCCTGCGTCCCTTGAAGGTACGGATGACCATGGAAAGGACGTAGCCACGATCAACGGGCAGGGCTTGGTTGGGTTCGATCGTATCTATGTGCATGATTATTCTCCTGTAGCGTTGGTCTCGACGGCTTGTTGGCAGGACCTGACTGGTTCGATGCCGATGACATTGGGAATGGGCCACAAACGTTCATGGATGGTGCCAAGCAATGGATGTTCATACTGTCCCATCCATGACCGGCGATTGTCCTGAAGGTTCAGATGCATGGCGGCTTCCGGACCTCCTTCCACATACATAGCGGTCTTCAGGTTGACAGGCAAGTGGAGCAGGGCCTGGTTGAAGGCGTAAACGCTCATGGGGGTTTGGCAATGGATGAACAGAACCCTGCCGTCCGTGGTCATGCCTATGGCGGCGATGCTGTGTTTTTTGTTGCTGGGGGGCCAGAGATTCTTGCCTGTTGCGCTGATCAGCCTGAAATTCTGGATGACCGTGTCGTACTTGGTGACAAGACGGCGCCAGTCATCGTTTTTCCGATCAAGAATGGCGACCTTGGGCAGGGAGCGGACTTTGGGATCAAAAACAAAGAAGGCCCCGAACCGCGGATTGATATACCCATTGTTCACGAGCCCCCGTGTTTTCATATAGCCCGTGCTCTGCTGCCTGTCTTCCCGGTACATGCTCGCGTTGATGGCCGCCACAAGGTGCTTTTCCTCGCACCATTGTTCAAGAGTGGCAATTCTGGTCAGTGACGTGCCCTGGGCGATCAGTTTGAAGCAGAACCGGTCTGGATCGATCCGGAGAAAGGAGATGGCGGGAGAGGACGCATCATGTGCGTCAATGGGGAAGGTGCCCAGTTCCAGCCCCTGGGCAAGGGGTTCCCAGGAACCGGCATGGCTGGGAACATGAAAAAGCAGGACCAGAAGGCTCGTCACCAGGGCCGCTGTCCGGATGCTGCGGTGCAAGTGGGCCCTTCCGGGCTGAAGGTGACGGCAAGGAAGGTGCATCATGGCGTATCAATACCCAGTTTGCGGCATAGGGCTGTTCGTTCCTGCCGGGAAAAAACAAAGCTGTTGGTAAGGGGCAGATTCCGTTTGGCGAGATGCTCGTGAAAAAGGTCGTGATAGTTGGCACTTGTGGCGGTTTGGGGGTCAAGGCCCACACGGGTGGCCGTGGCAAGGATATCCGACCCTGTTCCCTCGATTTCCACAAAGGTCCCGAAGCAGAGCAGGTCCAGGCAGACCGTGCATTCATTCACCCTCCATTGGGAGCGGAATTTTTCGTATTGCAGGATTTCCCTGTATCCCAAGGCGTGGAGGATGGAGGTCATGGTTGTGCTGTCATGGATGGTGCATTCGAGTTCTTCGAGCTGTTTGACTCCGGGGATACGGGCATGATGGGCAGGGGGGCGTTTCAGGGTCAGGGTGGTGTCCAGGGCGTTTCGCAAGCGCAGAAGGTAACCACGGGAGCGAAGATCACCCTGGGGCAGGTCAAACACCTGATTGTGTTCAAAATGCCAGGGTGTAACAAGGGTTCCATTATGGCGCAGGGTTGATGTGATTTCGGAAAAATCATCAACCGGAAATTTGGATTCTGCTTCAAGAGTCATGATCTGTGTCCCAACCTTCCTTGAAGACGTATTTTTTTTCCCGTCAAGTTGTCAATGTTTCGTGGGGCGGGGCGCATGCGTGTTCTTCTTTCTTGTGTTTTTGTCGATCAAGGTATAAAAAAGCGTTTTTTCAGCGAGGATTCCATGGAAATTTTCAAAAATCGATACAAGCGGGAAGCGGTGGAAGTTGTTTGCCCCTTGTGCAAGCATTCCCAGATCGTGTATTTTCCGGAAGAGGAAATGCCCTGCTGTCCCAAGTGCAAGAAGAAGATGATTGTCAAGGAAGTGCTGACCGAGGGAAAATACTGATCATCCCGAGGATGGCGTTCGCGCGGTGAACCTATGGTGTTTGCGCGAAAAATATCCGTGGCTGTTTCGTCATACAATCTGTTTCCTATCAACCAATGGAGGAAAATCCGGATGTTCAAGAGAATTGCTGTGCTTGTGATCGGGCTGTGTCTGATGCAGGGAGTCGCCTTGGCCGCAGAGTCGGCCCTGGATACCATCCAGAAGCGTGGAGAGCTCCGTGTGGGATTTGATTCAGGATACATCCCCTTTGAAATGACCTCCAAGAAAGGGAAGTTCATCGGTTTCGATATTGATCTCGGCAAGGCCATGGCCAAGGCCATGAAGGTCAAGTTTGTTCCGGTGAACACGGATTTTGACGGGATCATTCCCGCGCTTTTGACCAACAAGTTCGATATCATTATCAGCGGAATGACCGCGACCCAGGAACGCAATCTCCAGATCAATTTTGCCGATCCCTATTTCTACGCCGGCCAGGCCGTGCTCATGAACAGCAAACACGCCGGCAAGATTACCTCCTACAAGCAATTCAACGATCCCAAGTTCAAGGTTGTTTCCAAACTGGGAACCACGGGTGAAATGGCGGTCAAGCGTCTTCTTCCCAAGGCCCAGTACAAGAGTTTTGAAAAGGAGGCCGATGCCGCTCTTGAAGTCATGAACGGCAATGCCGATGCCTATGTTTATGACTACCCGGTTCTCAAGCAGATCATGCAGAAGCAGGGCTCCAACAATCTTGTCATGCTCGAGGAACGGTTCACCTACGAACCCCTGGCCTTTGGCATCAAGCGGGGTGATCCTGATTTCCTGAACTGGCTGAATAATTTCATGCGTCAGATCAGAAACGACGGAACCTATGACCGGATTTTCAAGAAATGGTTTGAAAGCAAGGCGTGGTACGACGATATTGAATAGTCTCGGTGGGTCCTTGTCCATGCCATGAGCGCATGTGATGGTCAGGGGTGGGGCATGCATGTCCCACCCCTGTACCTGTTCTGATACAAAGTTTTTCTCACAAGCATCAGGTGGTATCAATGACGGCATTTTCCGGGCTCGATCGGCCCCGCGGGAAAGCGTACAACCTCTTTTGGACCGGGGTTTTTTTCCTGCTTCTGATAACAGGCTGCTGGCTCATGTATACGGCGTCCCAATCCGTGGACTATACTTGGCGGTGGTACAGGATCCCGCAGTATTTCTATTATACGGAAACCGTGGACGTGCGTTCGGAAATCGAGGGCGAGGTCGCTTCGGTGCGCACCACGGGTGATGACATTGTCATCTCGGTGCAGGGAGAGGGTGAAACCGCATCCTATACCCTGCCCGGGGGAGAACCCCTGCTGGATGAAGGGGATTTCGTGAGCATGGGGGACATTCTTGGCACCTATGAACAGGGAACCCCCGGTGTCCTGCTGACCGGGTTGTGGATGACCCTTGAGGTCAGCCTGTTTGCCATTGTGCTTGGCATCATC
The Desulfoplanes formicivorans DNA segment above includes these coding regions:
- a CDS encoding phosphodiester glycosidase family protein, with the translated sequence MHRSIRTAALVTSLLVLLFHVPSHAGSWEPLAQGLELGTFPIDAHDASSPAISFLRIDPDRFCFKLIAQGTSLTRIATLEQWCEEKHLVAAINASMYREDRQQSTGYMKTRGLVNNGYINPRFGAFFVFDPKVRSLPKVAILDRKNDDWRRLVTKYDTVIQNFRLISATGKNLWPPSNKKHSIAAIGMTTDGRVLFIHCQTPMSVYAFNQALLHLPVNLKTAMYVEGGPEAAMHLNLQDNRRSWMGQYEHPLLGTIHERLWPIPNVIGIEPVRSCQQAVETNATGE
- a CDS encoding class IV adenylate cyclase — protein: MTLEAESKFPVDDFSEITSTLRHNGTLVTPWHFEHNQVFDLPQGDLRSRGYLLRLRNALDTTLTLKRPPAHHARIPGVKQLEELECTIHDSTTMTSILHALGYREILQYEKFRSQWRVNECTVCLDLLCFGTFVEIEGTGSDILATATRVGLDPQTATSANYHDLFHEHLAKRNLPLTNSFVFSRQERTALCRKLGIDTP
- a CDS encoding transporter substrate-binding domain-containing protein, with product MRMFKRIAVLVIGLCLMQGVALAAESALDTIQKRGELRVGFDSGYIPFEMTSKKGKFIGFDIDLGKAMAKAMKVKFVPVNTDFDGIIPALLTNKFDIIISGMTATQERNLQINFADPYFYAGQAVLMNSKHAGKITSYKQFNDPKFKVVSKLGTTGEMAVKRLLPKAQYKSFEKEADAALEVMNGNADAYVYDYPVLKQIMQKQGSNNLVMLEERFTYEPLAFGIKRGDPDFLNWLNNFMRQIRNDGTYDRIFKKWFESKAWYDDIE